Proteins encoded in a region of the Chryseobacterium piperi genome:
- a CDS encoding zinc-dependent metalloprotease has translation MLKAPDRMMISSEKGVLIKFPNNKGTFETYEVFEASTMHPDLQSRYSDIRSYIGNKVGDPATEIRLSMDPYFGLNAMIRNTEGMYYIDPYSADNKTYRVYDRKNAISSSKFDCLFKEDNALKHIGSGLEGKTVVDGQLRKYRLAISTTIEYTAYTAQQAGVGMGTDAQKKAAVLAAVNLAVARLNGIFENDISVSLQLIANADLLFFTTTDTFDPLDADQMIDENITVTNNVIGLANYDIGHVFFQATQGNDNGLAYTPAVCSNSVKAGGVTGSAAPVGDPFVIDFVAHEMGHQFGANHTQNNGCNRNEATSIEPGSGSTIMGYAGICSPNVQNSSDAYFHTVSIREMYTTITSPSRNCSVNTATGNNEPTVNAGFDRTIPKETPFVLTGLANDPDGDAITYNWEQIDFGAAQMPPRPTNTVGPMFRSLWATTSPSRYFPRLSTIIEGYNSTILTASNYRSWEKLSSVARTLTFSLLVRDNNPAGGQTGRDDIQLTVSVAAGPFIVTSQNAAGVVWNTGESRTITWDVANTNAAPINTANVMILVSTDGGLTFPHTLIASTPNNGSYTFNVPDGLGVTSNARLMIKAIDNVFLNVNTTNFTINSNLGVIDAGKAETELVIYPNPSKGIFTIESDVKKGLSYTIFAMDGKLVNPKKDINRTGKITEQLNLTGLPSGVYMLQVDKDGQKISKKLMISK, from the coding sequence TTGTTAAAGGCTCCTGACAGAATGATGATCTCTTCTGAAAAAGGTGTTTTAATAAAATTTCCCAATAACAAAGGAACTTTTGAAACTTATGAAGTTTTTGAAGCTTCAACAATGCATCCTGATTTGCAATCAAGATATTCAGATATCAGATCTTATATCGGAAATAAAGTAGGAGATCCTGCTACTGAAATAAGGCTTTCTATGGATCCTTATTTTGGATTGAATGCGATGATTAGAAATACAGAAGGAATGTACTATATAGATCCTTATTCCGCGGATAATAAAACTTATAGAGTATATGACAGAAAAAATGCGATTTCTTCTAGTAAATTTGATTGTCTTTTTAAAGAAGATAATGCGTTGAAGCATATTGGATCAGGTTTAGAAGGGAAGACGGTGGTGGATGGACAATTACGTAAATACAGACTGGCCATTTCTACGACAATAGAATATACAGCATATACCGCACAACAGGCCGGGGTGGGTATGGGAACAGATGCCCAGAAGAAAGCAGCCGTTTTAGCAGCTGTTAATTTAGCTGTAGCCCGTCTTAATGGAATTTTTGAAAATGATATTTCTGTGAGTTTACAGTTGATTGCCAATGCAGATTTGTTGTTTTTTACTACTACAGATACTTTCGATCCTCTTGATGCCGATCAGATGATTGATGAAAATATTACAGTAACTAATAACGTTATAGGGTTAGCAAATTATGATATTGGACATGTTTTTTTTCAGGCAACACAAGGAAATGATAATGGTTTAGCCTATACTCCTGCTGTATGTAGTAATTCTGTAAAAGCAGGCGGTGTTACCGGCTCTGCAGCACCGGTGGGTGATCCTTTTGTAATTGATTTTGTAGCACATGAAATGGGACATCAGTTTGGGGCAAATCATACCCAAAACAACGGATGTAACAGAAATGAAGCAACTTCTATAGAGCCTGGAAGCGGAAGTACCATTATGGGATATGCAGGAATTTGTTCTCCTAATGTTCAGAACAGCAGTGATGCTTATTTCCATACGGTTAGTATCCGGGAAATGTATACAACGATTACTTCTCCATCGAGAAACTGTAGTGTGAATACAGCTACAGGGAATAATGAACCCACTGTTAATGCAGGATTCGATAGAACGATACCGAAAGAAACTCCTTTTGTATTAACAGGACTAGCTAATGATCCGGATGGTGATGCTATTACCTATAATTGGGAGCAGATAGATTTTGGGGCAGCACAAATGCCTCCAAGGCCTACGAATACAGTGGGGCCAATGTTCAGGTCATTATGGGCAACCACTTCACCATCCAGGTATTTCCCAAGGTTATCTACAATCATTGAGGGGTATAATTCTACCATATTAACAGCAAGTAATTACAGATCATGGGAAAAACTATCTTCTGTAGCCAGGACATTAACTTTTTCATTATTGGTAAGAGATAATAACCCTGCTGGCGGACAAACCGGGCGCGATGATATTCAATTAACGGTATCAGTTGCTGCGGGACCTTTTATAGTAACATCTCAAAATGCAGCCGGAGTTGTCTGGAATACTGGTGAATCCAGGACTATTACATGGGATGTAGCGAATACCAATGCAGCTCCTATAAATACGGCAAACGTTATGATTCTGGTTTCAACAGACGGAGGGTTGACTTTTCCTCATACGCTGATTGCAAGCACTCCTAATAACGGGTCATACACCTTTAATGTTCCTGATGGCTTAGGAGTAACATCAAATGCCAGATTAATGATCAAAGCAATTGACAACGTATTTTTAAATGTAAATACCACAAATTTTACCATCAATTCGAATTTAGGAGTTATTGATGCTGGGAAAGCAGAAACCGAATTGGTTATTTATCCTAACCCTTCCAAAGGAATCTTTACTATTGAAAGTGATGTGAAAAAAGGCCTTTCTTATACTATTTTTGCGATGGATGGAAAATTAGTAAATCCTAAAAAAGATATTAACAGAACAGGAAAAATTACTGAACAGTTAAATCTTACGGGGCTTCCTTCAGGAGTATATATGCTGCAGGTAGATAAAGACGGACAGAAAATTTCTAAGAAATTAATGATTAGTAAATAA
- a CDS encoding DUF4349 domain-containing protein: protein MKKFIVLIVLSTMFIMCKKSETTQSSLKESIKSADSTLSSVNEKIHDINNATGAVFDSAHVKIKEFDNTKNVINEKIEATTKSINSLSDKIASTKLESKPNQKDSVQKKPEKIIVHVPSSKIIKETKVIYKNEPKKESIPGNKLIKTGTLELNVDNAETAKEIAIQEIRKYDGFLRSESISSNNNDRKIAYLRIKVPIQKFEYLMNDLSTIGTVENKGVEVSGQNYVENTMCDLEITLYGKTGQSIADDQPKTFGQQSFTAISSGWNVITAIFLFLLPFWPLFLVAGIAYYFYKKKKKDLSDHHSS from the coding sequence ATGAAAAAATTCATTGTATTGATAGTACTATCAACTATGTTCATCATGTGTAAAAAGAGCGAAACTACACAATCATCACTCAAAGAATCCATAAAATCGGCGGACAGTACCTTGTCTTCCGTCAATGAAAAAATACATGATATCAACAATGCAACAGGCGCTGTTTTCGATTCTGCTCATGTGAAAATTAAAGAGTTTGATAATACTAAAAATGTCATTAATGAAAAGATTGAAGCAACTACGAAAAGTATAAATTCATTATCTGACAAAATAGCCTCCACAAAACTGGAATCTAAACCGAATCAGAAAGATTCTGTTCAGAAGAAACCAGAAAAAATTATTGTTCATGTACCTTCTTCTAAAATCATTAAGGAAACAAAAGTGATCTATAAAAACGAACCTAAAAAAGAAAGTATCCCAGGAAATAAACTCATCAAAACCGGAACATTAGAATTAAATGTTGACAATGCAGAAACAGCGAAAGAAATCGCAATTCAGGAAATCAGAAAATATGACGGCTTCTTAAGAAGTGAATCCATATCATCAAACAATAACGATAGAAAAATAGCCTATTTAAGAATCAAAGTCCCGATTCAAAAATTCGAATATCTCATGAATGACCTAAGTACTATAGGCACTGTTGAAAACAAAGGCGTTGAAGTCTCCGGACAAAACTATGTTGAAAATACCATGTGTGATCTGGAAATTACATTGTATGGAAAAACCGGACAATCAATAGCCGATGATCAGCCAAAAACATTTGGGCAACAGTCTTTTACAGCTATTTCTTCGGGGTGGAATGTTATCACTGCCATTTTCCTATTTCTCCTTCCGTTCTGGCCTTTATTTCTAGTGGCAGGAATAGCTTATTATTTTTATAAAAAGAAAAAGAAAGACCTATCTGATCATCATTCAAGCTGA
- a CDS encoding acyl-CoA dehydrogenase, whose translation MDFNLSEEQLMIQQAARDFAQNELLPGVIERDRDQKFPTEQVKKMGEMGLLGMMVDPKYGGAGMDSVSYVLAMEEIAKIDASAAVVMSVNNSLVCAGLEKFASEEQKQKYLTPLASGQVIGAFALSEPEAGSDATSQKTTAEDKGDYYLLNGIKNWITNGGTASYYIVIAQTDPEKKHKGINAFIVERGWEGFEIGPKEDKLGIRGSDTHSLIFNNVKVPKENRIGEDGFGFNFAMAVLNGGRIGIASQALGIASGAYEMALKYAKTRKAFKTEIINHQAIAFKLADMATQITAARMLCFKAATEKDAGKDISESGAMAKLYSSQVAMDTTIEAVQIHGGYGYVKEYHVERLMRDAKITQIYEGTSEIQKIVISRSIAK comes from the coding sequence ATGGACTTTAATTTATCGGAAGAACAGCTGATGATTCAGCAGGCGGCAAGGGATTTTGCACAAAACGAATTACTACCTGGAGTGATTGAAAGAGATCGCGATCAAAAATTCCCTACAGAGCAAGTGAAGAAAATGGGAGAAATGGGACTTTTGGGAATGATGGTAGACCCTAAATACGGAGGAGCAGGAATGGATAGTGTTTCTTACGTTTTGGCAATGGAGGAGATTGCAAAAATAGATGCTTCTGCAGCTGTTGTAATGTCTGTAAACAATTCATTAGTTTGTGCAGGTCTTGAAAAATTTGCTTCTGAAGAACAAAAACAAAAATATCTTACTCCATTAGCGAGCGGACAGGTGATCGGAGCATTTGCTTTATCTGAGCCGGAAGCAGGATCTGATGCTACATCTCAAAAAACAACAGCAGAAGATAAAGGAGATTATTACCTTTTAAACGGAATCAAAAACTGGATTACAAACGGAGGTACTGCTTCCTATTATATTGTAATTGCACAGACTGATCCTGAAAAAAAGCATAAAGGAATCAACGCGTTTATTGTAGAAAGAGGTTGGGAAGGCTTTGAAATCGGACCGAAAGAGGATAAACTTGGAATCAGAGGTAGTGATACACATTCTTTGATTTTCAACAATGTAAAAGTACCAAAAGAAAATAGAATCGGTGAAGACGGCTTTGGCTTCAACTTTGCAATGGCTGTATTGAACGGAGGTAGAATTGGTATTGCTTCTCAGGCTTTAGGAATTGCTTCAGGAGCTTATGAAATGGCTCTTAAATATGCTAAAACAAGAAAAGCGTTCAAGACAGAGATTATCAATCATCAGGCTATTGCTTTCAAATTAGCTGATATGGCAACTCAGATTACTGCAGCAAGAATGCTTTGTTTCAAAGCGGCAACAGAAAAAGATGCAGGAAAAGACATCTCTGAAAGCGGTGCTATGGCGAAATTATATTCTTCCCAGGTAGCCATGGATACTACTATTGAAGCAGTACAAATTCATGGCGGGTATGGATATGTGAAAGAATACCACGTAGAGCGATTAATGCGTGATGCAAAAATTACTCAGATATATGAAGGAACTTCAGAAATCCAGAAAATTGTGATTTCCAGAAGTATTGCAAAATAA
- a CDS encoding AMP-dependent synthetase/ligase has product MTIKRLFDIPHYALEKFPKSDMFVTKYHGEWKKTSTQEFINQGNKISRGLLKLGIKPGDKIALITTNSRTEWAVMDLGLSQIGVVSVPVYPSISHEDYEFIFSNAEIKYCFVSDKELLNKVMKVKHNIPSLQGVFTFDTISGAANWREILDLGEDDSTQIEVEDLSNAINTEDLATIIYTSGTTGRPKGVMLTHHNIVSNVLGSMPRIPRKKSLDYKDTRVLSFLPICHIFERMLFYLFQYSGFSVYFAESIDKMGENVKEVKPHYMSVVPRLVEKVYDKIYNTGSSAGGLKSKIFFWALNLISKKKEVSKPSGLQQLIADKLVFSKWREGLGGEIITLVSGSAALSTRLNLMFQNAGIPILEGYGLTETSPVISVNSFDKMKIGTVGLPLDNLKVKIQEDGEITVKGPSIFSGYFKNDEMTKEVFTDDGYFKTGDIGNIDADGFLQITDRKKEMFKTSGGKYIAPQTIENLAKASKFIEQIMVVGDGEKMPCALVQPDFEFAKSWAMRNNLTIGSTPQEIAKSKELKERIEKEMNGINEHLGNWEKIKKIELTPEVWSIDAGLLTPTLKLKRKAIKEKFIDLYNKMYEHHE; this is encoded by the coding sequence ATGACGATCAAAAGATTATTCGATATACCTCATTATGCTTTGGAAAAATTCCCTAAAAGCGATATGTTTGTGACCAAATATCATGGGGAATGGAAAAAAACCTCTACACAAGAGTTTATCAATCAGGGAAATAAAATCTCGAGAGGGCTTTTAAAGCTAGGCATAAAACCAGGTGACAAAATTGCATTGATTACAACCAATTCCCGTACGGAATGGGCAGTAATGGACTTAGGCCTTTCTCAGATTGGGGTCGTTTCCGTACCTGTGTATCCTAGCATTTCACATGAAGACTACGAATTCATTTTTAGTAACGCCGAAATAAAGTATTGTTTTGTTTCAGATAAAGAGCTTCTGAATAAAGTCATGAAAGTGAAGCATAATATTCCTTCTCTACAGGGGGTTTTCACTTTCGACACGATCAGCGGCGCTGCCAACTGGCGTGAAATTTTGGATTTGGGAGAGGATGATTCTACTCAAATCGAGGTAGAAGATCTTTCCAACGCTATCAATACCGAAGATCTGGCAACCATAATATATACTTCAGGAACCACAGGACGACCTAAAGGAGTAATGCTTACGCACCATAATATTGTATCCAATGTTCTGGGATCAATGCCGAGAATTCCAAGGAAAAAAAGCCTGGATTATAAAGACACAAGAGTGCTCAGCTTCTTACCGATCTGTCATATTTTTGAAAGAATGCTTTTCTATCTTTTCCAATATAGTGGCTTCTCTGTATATTTTGCAGAAAGCATTGATAAAATGGGAGAAAATGTAAAAGAGGTAAAACCTCATTACATGAGTGTAGTTCCAAGATTAGTAGAAAAAGTATACGATAAAATATATAATACAGGATCTTCCGCAGGAGGATTAAAATCAAAAATATTCTTTTGGGCACTGAACCTAATTTCTAAAAAGAAAGAAGTTTCAAAACCATCCGGATTACAGCAACTTATTGCAGATAAATTAGTATTCTCTAAATGGAGAGAAGGTTTGGGAGGTGAAATCATCACTTTGGTTTCCGGTTCTGCAGCACTTTCCACCAGATTAAACCTGATGTTCCAGAATGCAGGAATTCCTATTCTTGAAGGATACGGACTAACCGAAACCTCTCCCGTAATTTCTGTAAATAGTTTCGATAAAATGAAAATCGGAACCGTTGGGCTTCCATTGGATAATCTTAAAGTAAAAATTCAGGAAGATGGAGAAATAACCGTAAAAGGACCTTCTATCTTCAGTGGTTATTTTAAAAATGATGAAATGACCAAAGAAGTATTTACCGATGATGGATATTTTAAAACAGGAGATATTGGAAATATAGATGCAGATGGCTTTTTACAGATCACTGATCGTAAAAAAGAAATGTTTAAAACATCCGGTGGTAAATATATAGCTCCACAAACTATTGAAAATCTGGCAAAAGCTTCCAAGTTCATTGAACAGATTATGGTAGTAGGTGATGGTGAAAAAATGCCGTGTGCACTTGTTCAGCCTGACTTTGAGTTTGCCAAAAGCTGGGCAATGAGAAACAATTTAACTATAGGCTCTACTCCTCAGGAAATTGCAAAAAGTAAAGAATTGAAGGAGAGAATCGAAAAAGAAATGAACGGAATCAACGAACATCTTGGAAACTGGGAAAAAATCAAAAAGATTGAGTTAACTCCCGAAGTATGGTCGATCGA